TATATCCAGCAAACTGGGACATAGGGAGAGAGAAATCTTCATCCAGATCGATGTCAGCCTCGATCGTTCTGAAGATGAAACTGAGGCGTGCCTTATCTCTTTCAATCCTCTCAAGAAACTGGCGGGGAACAAGCTGATCTCGACCTTCTAGAAGACGGGTGCGTGCAGAAGAGGAAAGAGTAGACTGGTTGATGAAGAGCAAGAGGATCATGATGCTGATGAAGCTGATTCTACGAGTGTTCTCCATTGTCGATCGAAGAGGTTATCTGCTTGACTGTTTCGAATTCTAAGAAAGCTTGTTGtagatttattttttgatatgaGAGTCTTTGTGTGGGTTCTTGTTCGTATATATAGAAAGCGGATAGGCCGCCTTAATGTTGTTTTCCTATTTAACTTAGGAAAAAGGTGTTACGTGTAATATAAACTGGAATGGGATTATAAGACTTATCGGAAACtagatttgaatttatctttcggccaaaaaaaaaaatacttgaactttctttttttttttccttttttaattgtatagtaaatatgtgtatatatatatgggaaaaCCATAATAGTTGTGAGATTTGTGAATTTTTACTTATTAACGGGGTTCTTTTAATACAacacatttaaaatatatagattcaCTTTTATCTTTACTTCAAGTTTAAAATGAATCTAAAGTGACAACAAAACTCTTCAATCTATAATCTTTGGTTATATGTTGGTATATATAAACTCACTAAATTCTTTTGGttatttggttttgtaaatTTAAGTTTCAACAAAAACTTAGGAACAGTTATTAcgataaaattattaaaaaaacatttgagtccTAAGACCATTAGACTATCACCAGCCCAGTATCACTCTcaccgtttctttttttttttaattaatttaatcataattaatagtAATCACTTAAAAGTCAACACCTGTTAAAATTTGTTGAGAATCGTTGCTTCAACAAGCAACTGAAGAAATGAttatcttctttatctcttctcttttattattatattaatttatattagcAATCTTGTTGATTAGTACTTACCAGTGGATACCCACTATATACAATACCACATTACCACATAAATAGGCACATAGCAAAAGCAGAAAGCCATAATATTAGCAAAAGCAAAACCTTAGGATCCTCATTACAGGAAGAAAGGGGACAAGGTTTTAAGATTTTTCTAGATTTAGGCAAAACCCTACATATGCATTATAAAGAAAGGATCATATCATCTCAGATCAGATCTCCTATTACTTGTAGTAACAATGATGCATAGGAGGAAAGAgcagtattcttttttttttttttgtattgtattgtaCCCTTTTCTCCAACCATAACATTTGTAAACTACTTTTGAGCGTAAAATTGGTAGGgatatgatttaattattattattcgtcAAATTACACCAAGAATCCAAATCAAATGGGTGAAATGATATAAGGATGATCTTATGAAACCTCGCATGGTAGATTGGTAAAGAAGATCAGTTTTCgtgagatttaatatggagtCGGGTCCATATGTTACACTAGGATTAGCGAGTACCGAAATTGTAGAAAATAGCCGCTAACAATCATTATTCAGACCATCACTAATAAAAAATGTCAAATggattttattgtatttttgaaaaattagaaaaatgtgAATTAGAATTACTAAAAATAGTAAACAAATGGAGAATATATTCGTGGTcaattaaatttctattttttcttcatttctaacTGATTTGTAGGCATTTTTTAACCAAGCAGTTCGGGTCTGTCCTAATATTTTGCTAGTTTTTATAGGCAGTTTTATGTATtacattatatatttctaattttagaaattaaatctCTATATACAACAGTAAGATGATAGTGTACATATGTTAAGCATTCCATCAAAaggaaagaaaccaaaaagtgAAAATGTCTATAGGTGTAAATGCCATTGGTTTCATCACTTATTTGGGGCTTTTCTTGATATTGACAGGTATTGTACATTGttgatatatgaattttgtCGAAATTATGTTTAATAGTCATACTATTGTGTattattttcaaacaaaacataatatctATTACAAAACTCTAATTCTAAATGCTAAACgcaaaaataagaaaacctcCATTCGTATTCTGAAATTTGCATATAcactttaaaaattaatttattaaaaaaatgttctgttttttcaagatttttttttaatatatacatttttaactTCTCGCATAAAAATAACTCAATCGAGATCGAAATAATTTGTGaaccgtatatatatatatatatatatatatatatataagtgtttCTATAAACAtgtaactaaaacaaaatacatgtaTCTTTTAATCaactttttaaatgtttttcgTATTTCGATCAACAACTTAGCAGGAATGTCAAGAGGAAATACTCGGTTGCCATGTAAGGAAAACCGAATCGCATACAAGAGGCCTGGTCTTTGTTCTGTAGCTATGCCTTTTGACACATGCAATCAAGATTGCAAGCTTGCTGGTGTTTATAAGTATGGTTCATGTTCATCTAGACGAACGAAATCAGGCGGCAGAGAATCAAGATGTGTATGTTCCGGTTGCATAAATGCGTAGACCCGAAAAATCTTACATgcaacaataaattttaatttcattattatatatcaTCCATCAATAGTATAAACTTACGGTTACATGCTTTTCTGTTGTTTATCGCACCaatatatgtgaaaatataCGCTCAAAAGCAATTTACAAATGTTATAGTTGCagaaagatatataatattatagcAATCAATACAATCACTCTTAGCATGTAAAccaaatcaaccaaaacaagaacaaaggaTAAAGAATATGCATGTGATTCGCAGATTGCATTCATCTATCAACTTCTTATATTTGGATTCACTCGGAGGGATGGAAGACCCCTTTTCAAGAGCTGTTTTCTTAGTCTGATACTCTTCAAGCTTCATACAAACAGTTCTACACATAcgaaaaccaaaatatgaacaaaGGAATAATTAATAACTTGACATATATATACCACAACTGTACGACGGTATAAACTGctaatataacaaaacaaaggaaTCAGATAGAATTTTTAATTCTCACTACAACTTAAATACATGACTAACAAGTAACAATGATACATAGAAGGAAAGAGCAATACTCTACCCTTTTCTGCAACCATAACATTTGTAAACTGCATTTGAGCGTAAAATTGATAGGGATATGgtttatgtattattattcatCAAATTACACTAAGAATCGAAATCGAATCCGTGAAATGATGTGCGGATGCTCATATGAAATCTCGCATGCTAGATTGGTGAAGGAGATCACTTTTCGTGAGATTTTATATGGAGTCGGGTCCATATGTTACACTAGGAGTCTAGGATTAACTAGTACCTAAATCTTAGAAAAAATAGCTGCTAACAATCATTATCCACACCATCActaataaaaatgtcaaatcacctaatatttttgtgaaattttagAGAAATGCTAATTAAAATTAACTAGAAATAGGAAACAAATGGAGAAAACATACGCGGTCAAtcagatttctattttttcttcattcctAACTGATTTGTAGGCATTTTTAACCAAGAAGTTCGGGTCTGTGTCCTAATATTTTGCTAGTTTTTTAGGCAGTTTTTTATGTACTAcatcataattttctatttttaggaaaaaaaaatctctatatacAACAACAGTTAGATAATAGTGTACATATGTAAAGCATtccatcaaaagaaaaaaaccaaaaagtgaAAATGTCTATGGGTGTTAATGCCAATAGTCTCATCACTTATGTGGGGCTTTTCTTGATATTGACAGGTATTGtgcattgtttatatatataagagtttCTATAAACATGTAACTAACACAAACATATGCATTTTATATTTCGATCAACAATGCAGCAGGAATGTCAAAAGGACATACTCATCAATGTAAAGACTACCTAATCGTTTACAAGAAGCCTGGTCGTTGTACAGAAGCGATGCCATTTGGCACATGCAATCATTATTGCGCTATCGGTGGTGTTTATAAGTATGGTTCATGTTCATCTAGACCAACGAAATCAGGCGGCAGAGAATCAAGATGTGTGTGTAACGGTTGCATAAAGGCGTAGACCCGAAATATCTTACATgcaacaatatattttaatttcattataatatatcatctataaataataaaaaaattacggTCACAtgcttttttgttgtttatagcACCAATATATGTGAAAATGTACGCTCAAAAGCAGTTTACAAATGTTATGGTTGCATAAAGATAGATAATATTAGGGAAATACATTTTGCCTTTTAAATACAACCTTACAAGTGTAAATAATTACATCACAatctttttgtataaaatttagttttaaaaattaataactcACATGATCATTACACTACCAATTTTTGTTGATTAGAGATTTTGCTACGtataaaacaaagatttttaaaaataaaattttcaaattaaatattaagaagtcttgaaaataaaaataaaaatatttttaatgtatatttttaataaaaatataatattgattCAAATGTTAAGTTACAAATTCTCTAAATATACCATCAATAATTAAACTTGGTTCTACtattaaaacttattttttttttgtagtaatcACGATGAAGTTATGAATATTcagatgaaaaaggaaaaaaaattggattccATAAGACCATAGCAAAAGCAGAAAGCCATATTTAGCAAAAGCAAAAACCTTAGGATCCTCATTACAGGAAGAAAGGGATCAAGTTTAAAGATCTGTCTAGCTTTAGGCAAAAACTCGCAAATGCATTAAAAAGAAATGATCATATCACATCACATCACATCAGATCTCCCATTTCTTGAGCTCCATGCCGTCCGGAGGAGTGCTCTCGATTTTCTTAGTCCCAACCTCTTGCCAGTTTGTTGACAGAACTGTCCCATTTGATTCCACCTGTTCATTGTCCAAAATTATCCGAGAACCGTCAAATGAGTCAATCAAACGgacaaacactatatatatgacaGTCTccatgaaaaaacaaaaacaaaaacaaaagataatacTCACAAATGATTTGCTCATCGCTCGCCTCATATCCTCATCCGCATTCGAGTATATATCACGGAAGAATTTGTTCAAAGCTGCGTCTCCTTCAAGCTTCTCATCCTTTTCCTGCAGATCAACCAcaatattaaaaaccaaaacaaaacgtTTGGGTATAATGCTCGGACAAGGCTTAAGCATGACTAGAGAGACAGACCTGTTTCTTCACTTCAGCTTCCAGCTTGTCCCAGTCCTTAACTTTCTTAGAAGAAGGATAAGCTGGTCTTTGTGAAACCTCTGCACCATCAAAAAAACCAACATTAGATTTACATGACAAGAGACTCTTTGTTGAGCTCATCTGATGAAACTAAAGaaggaaaaggtaaaaaaaacctGATGAGACATTAGGCTTTGGCAAAACCACTGGCCCTTTGCCGTGTTCGAGGGAAGGCCATGTGATTATATCAGCTTTTGCAAGACGGATCTCAATTTTGGTTGACAATACTTCATACTTGCACTTATCTGGTATTATCTGAATACACACACACGcccataagaaaaaaatcatataatgtGTTCAGATCAGAGTGCAGAAAGGAAACCAACATTTAACTCATTTATTAAATAAGTTACCTTTCCAAACAATCTCGGTTGAAGATAATACGCCTCCTCTCCAGGGACATCAATCACAACACTCAGCTGCAAATCACaaaacaataccaaaaaaattaacacacaATCACACAGAGGCTTCATTAAGTTTTGTTCTTAAGATCAGTATACTCACAATTTGTTCACCAAAGTCAATGTTTACATTCTGCTTGGATATCCCTTTTGCAAAAACAGTTACCACAACTTCTTCTGGCTTTTGGTAGTACTCGTGCCTGTTGAACACCCAAGAATATGAGATATTCTGTAATTCTTAAAAACTTTGGAAATTCTGAATTAGCTAGCATTGTTTTGTACAATAATAATACCTGCACTTTGGTTTGGCTGGTGCTGCAGGCGCAGGGGTAAGATCAAGTTCCGATACTGATGATGCTGTCGAACTCAAAGGCAAAGTTGATGGCACCGGTTGAAccaaatctttctcttcttctgaaaaaataaattatcaagtTGAAACCTTCGTGAATATTAACAACATAGCAAACAGTACAATCACTCATAGTATGTAAACCGAAACAAccagaaaacaagaacaaagcatTAAGAATATACCTGTGATTCGCAGATCGCATTCATCTATCAACTTCTTAAATTTGGAGTCACTAGGTGCGATGGAAGCTCCCTTTTCAAGAGCTGTTTTCGCAGTCAGATACTCTTCAAGCTTCATACAAGCAGTtctacaaatacaaaaaccaaaacatgaaCTATTGAACTAACTACTTGACTGTAAACCGCATAAACTGCTAATATGACAAACAAAGGAATCAAGATATAATTTAACTCTCACTAAAACTTAAAAGACATGACTAACAATGATACATAGGAGGAAAGAGCAATAACGTACCCTTTTCTTAGGTAAGCTTTGGTCAATGAAGGATCCAACTCAATTGCTTTGTTTGCATCTGCCACGGCCTCTGCTCATTGAGAAACAAATCAGACCCAAATCCAATCAAACCACAAAGTCATATAACACTAAGACAAGTAACAACAATGGGAATGAAAATTGCAGAGTGAACTTTCTTAAAAGCACGCAATACTTGGAACTTCATACTAACCACTcaagtaaaaatcaaaactttcaacACTGTTACTCTATGTCAAACCAAATTATCCACATTCATCGATGAATTCGATGTTGCTGATACATTTGTTGAGATATTTGCACTAAATCGATACTAAAGCTCTAAACTTTGGGAAGAATTGTGACACTACCAAGCGACAGAACACAAAACTACACCCTAAACACACACTCAGAACCCACCAAAGTCAACATCTTTTTCAACTATTATGAAAACCCAGAAGCCCAAAAGGCGTCTAACGACAGTAAAAGACAAAGATTGAAAGAAGTTTACCAGTGAAGCTTAGGAGTTTGAAATAGGACTGAGCACGATCAGCGAAGAAATCAGCACAATTGGGATCCAAGTCAATAGCTTTGGAGTACAAGTCAACAGCAACATCGAACTCGTCGTCTATGAAAGCCTCTTTAGCCTTGTCAGCAAGCTCCTTAGCCATCGGATTGAGCGTAAcaagagaagaaggaacaagacaagactactaatatgataaaatcaaaacaacgAGGGATGTGTGTGAATGATGTTAGAGGCAAAGGTTGGTTGTTTCCTAATTGCCACAATGAAGGAAGGAATATATAAGAGATGAATGTTATATTGTtatcgttcttcttcttcttcttctagattcttcctttttctttttatgcgACTCGAGTTGATGAGTTCGAAcccaataattaaaaaaaattcctttttttcctacaaatttttcacttttttttttttgtgcgtgTGTAATAAATacgaaataaatatttttcatcgTATTACTATCTTTTtcaaatttagtttaaatttatgttttaaaacattttgttggaattttttagagttgtgaaataaaaattaaaatgatctGAGGTACGTTGTCAAGTTTTTTATTgagttaaaaataaatgttcGGACTTGGATTGGATGATGATTAACTGGTTTATTTATATGGATCAGAAATTACTTAGAAAAGGTTGACAGagacaatcaaacaaacaaacaaaatggatTGATTGGTACTGTTTGAAGATTATCAGATTAGCCAGATTAAGAAGAATTGAGCCTTTGCCTTAAACTCTATTTTcctagtggtttcttggaactTCATTGGAAGGTTCAAATACGTGTGGCTGTGTGGATATGGAGAAGTCAATTCATACTTCATAGTGTCAAGTGGATGTGGTGATTTGTGAAGTCAATTTAATAGTATATCTATTTGTTTTAATCGACAATAAACAAGAATTGCAGTTGATAAAAATGTCAATGAtgtatcaaaatttttttgtaagaatatGTAATTGGTTGATTACTTGATTATGAGAATATTACGGTATGGTTTTATACGGTTACACTATATCATCTTggtatgatatattttttctagAATTGTAGTTGATAAAAATGTCAATGAtgtatcaaaatttttttgtaatcttatgTAATTCGTTGATTATGAGAATACTACAGTATGGTTTTATACGGTTACACTATATCATTTTGGTATGATGTATTTTTCTATCTTTATACAAGAAGCTATTAACCGCCtctgtaaaataataaaatatttaattcaatACAGttaatttaatcttatattaaaaaaaaactgtaacaaatattttgaccaaaactgaaacaaaaaaaaaaaaagaaaaaacaatgtataaaaaaaaaattgaaaaaaaaaatagtcatcacattaaaaaataataataataataagtggGTTTGATCTGAGTCGAAATAAATCAAGGcccatcacaaaacaaaactatggctataaaaactcaaattacGAAACCCTGATGTTACGTTTCCCGCATCGGAAGTTTGGGGAATATGACACTCATGTGGCGTGATATAAATACAGAAGGTGATCTACCTTTTAGACTATGTACAATGAGCCTGTTTTAATACAAGCAATGAGGATGttgaaagtaaaaataaacattaCGTGGATTAAACATCTCATTATCAAGAAGACGAGTGGCGCTTCTATCGCATGTTGTCGACACTATGCTTAAGGTCGTCCTCTCATTTGTGGCAGTGGGGACCTGCGTTCGCGCCGCCCTTCCCAATCCCaacagtttaatttttgtttcgcACCAAAATGTTACTAGCTGAGCTAAGTTTTCTCTATGGCTAAACTCTAATCTGAGCTTAGTAATGGCCAAGGTTGCATCTATTAGAGTGTATGTCTCCGATTGCATATAAGTTTACTTTTCTATATACTGtaatacaaagacaaaaaaaatccaaatcgtTGTCTAATTATCATTTGTCCTAGATAATTAGACAAAAGCTCCTACGGGTAACCCATTGAGGAATGAAAAGAATGAGAAAGAACAGgaataaaaaagaacaaataagaaaaaaaatattaaaaaaaaaagaacataagaGGGATGGGTGCAAAGGATAAACAGAACAAATTGTATGGTAAATggtaattaatttgttttcctgTTTGTTCCACTAACAAATTGGAGAGGAACAAATTTCTTCTGTgattcctataaaaaaaaagaacgtatAAGAATAGAGTGGAGTCCATGTTTCAGAATTTGGAAAATATGTTACTTGTAAAtggtaacaaaaataattaacaaagaGGAACAACACATTCTTGTctattctttttctaaaaactgGTCACTAGTTGGAGCCATAGAACAGGCTATGATTGAAATCTTAATATGGCTCATATGGAGGATGTTGATGGATCTAATGCTTCTcaaatatttctttcatttgcaAACTGTCATAGAAGTGTCAGAATATGTTGCATGATCAGATCAGTCTTAACACAAATTTTGAATTGGCGTGTCAACATGGTGGGGCTAAAGCTGAAAGTTTCAGGCCCTTATGGTTTTATGCCAAAGATCAAATATTGTTGAAGCGGTGCATTGCATATACTTTGTTGCTCAAACCATTATCTTTATACGAAGatgcataaaaaaatatgttaccAGTTTAGATAGCAGAGACAAGATTTGTAGACTTGTAGCTAAGTTCATTTCTTTTAAGAACATTGAAGTTTGCCTAAGAGTTTACTTGTATGATTTTGTTTGCGTCGCTACCAATTTATCTTACCTTTTTAGTggatgttttatattaaaagtaaGATTCCAGTTTCTCTGTATATAGAAAGATGAGCATGAAACTGATTACTTATCTAGAGGTGAACCATACACTAGAATGTCTGCACGAGTTCCATGGCAAGAAGATATTTCAGATCCTcaatatttattagtttttcatGAGTATTAGTCTCGGTTTCACCATAATTAGTTTTCACAACTTGATCAgcaaaaattagaatataaacCACTTTCGCAGTAGTTGAAACAGCTTCGAAGCCAAGGCCAAGGCTGAACTGAtaataatgtcattttttttattatcaagaTAATAGAAAATGTCAAGTAGATCATagatgaaaaaatgaatatgtgCTCGGTAGAGTAATTAACGCATTATTAATGGGGAGGTGTAACGTACACGAATTTGCGTTAGGCGAAAAAAAATAGTGGACATAAAACTTTGTCACATGCTTTGCCATATCCTGCCCATCCCTTGTGaagttcctttttttaattcattagaAACCCAATAAcaagaaaggaattaaaaacacatatatacgATGAACATTGAACACGCAAGAAATTTGTGCAATATGTTTGCaggaacaacaaacaaatttattataatgtaATAACTAATATAACTGAAATAAGTTTATGACaactgaaatgaaaaaaaagacacacatacacacacgcACTAACGGCAAAATCTTAGTTTGACGTTTGAGGAATGGGtactgaaatattttatataaccaTTTCTACGGCACGGCATCTCCATATATAGTCCCAGTCAATCAGTATTAATTCTCACACGCGAAAAATTACAGTTtatgttttcacactttttaGAATTTAGATAAGAATCACAagattgcttttttttgttagaatttttttttcacaagatAACATTTGTTCACTTCCCATGTTATGGTCTCGTCCTATGCGATTTCATTATTATATGTTTAGTTCGTAAATCAACTAATTAATCTGCAAATTCATTTTCCAAGTGAGTAGATAATTAAGTAGTAGACATATATATGGGAGTTGATAAGTAgcaaatgtttttcttttctgtttggCCGGTAAGTAGTTATTTGTTTGTCTTAGTGAACTTTGATAGCGGGATGCAATATTCATTATCCATGATggcttattttttatttgactatTATATATTATGTGCTTGTATATCCAAAACTCTCGGCATGGAACCTGCGTACAGTATTTGATTTTGACCCCTTGTTAACCAAAATTATGTACTATGCTTTTTCATATTCAGTTTTATTAAAGTCAAGtttcaaatacatatatacCGCTAAACACACTACTTTGTATCCTTAAGATGCATTTTTACAATTTCACAACAAAAAGTTTCGTAAGACCTTCCATATTTATGGTTTGATACATACAAATATAGGTTTTACATAtgtattgtttattgtttatttgtatcaaaaataaataaataaaaaaagacaattaatACAATATCGTTTTGTTGTGCTTAAACAAGCGAGAAAAGCCTTATTTAAGAAAAGTTATTAAAACTCCTTACATTAAATAACAAATTCTAAACCTTcacagaaagaagagaaaaaaaataaggtaTGGTGGTTAGGAAAAATGATACGATTTGAAATGTCAATAACTACAACTTGTTATATGATGAAAACCATTGATTGTGATTCCGTAATAATCGAAACTTAATTATTGTTAGAGTTAACATCTTAACAGTGCAGCCAATTACCCTAAAATTACGTGAAGCTCATGAAATTAAATTACGTACACAACTTTACTTGCATGCAATATCTATAAATACCCCCATGAACCATATTTCAAGCAAAATCAAGATACACATTTCGAAAGAGAAACATTTAATAATGGGCAAGCTCGTGGTGATAATATTAGTTGGGATGTTCTTGGCTTTCGAAAGCTTGGAAGCACTTGACTACGGAGATGCACTAAACAAGTCTATCTTGTTCTTTGAAGGCCAACGATCCGGTAAACTCCCGACTAACCAACAGGTTAAATGGCGAGGCGATTCTGCCCTCTCCGATGGTGCATCAGCTAATGTAAACCGGCTTTACCATCTCTATATGCATACATGTCTTCACACTTCAGAAATAGAACCTTATTATACATAACTTATGCTATCTCTTATTAACAAATTTTCGTGTGTTTTTATAACTCCCAGGTGAATCTGATTGGAGGGTATTACGATGCTGGTGACAATGTAATATTTGTGTGGCCAGTGTCATTTACAACAACCTTGTTGAGTTGGGCTGCAATTGAATACCAAAATGAGATTTCTTCCGTTAACCAGCTTGGTTACCTCCGCTCTGCTATCAAATGGGGAACCGACTTTATCCTCCGCGCTCATACGTCACCCACCATGCTATATACACAGGTGAACcaacttttacacattttggtttgttttgatgtatagagaaatccaaaatatatttcaattcatgctaaatatatatatatatatatatatatatatttcttatcatatatacCTCTAATATCCAACAAattcacaataaaaaaaacacgaataacatttttggttttgttttataatggaTACAAATTAAAAGGTGGGAGATGGGAATTCAGATCATAGTTGTTGGGAGAGGCCGGAAGATATGGACACACCAAGAACTCTCTACAgtatctcttcctcttccccgGGTTCCGAAGCTGCCGGTGAAGCCGCAGCCGCTCTAGCTGCGGCCTCAATTGTTTTTAAATCGGTCGATTCCACTTATTCATCCACGCTACTAAACCATGCAAAAACCGTGAGTGTGCACACATATTAAGTCTCCCCAAAAAAGCTTATACAGGATCATCATTACATTCAATCATGATTTATGATctctcttaattattatttttttctctgcaGCTGTTTGAATTTGCTGACAAGTACAGAGGTTCTTACCAAGCATCTTGCCCCTTCTATTGCTCATACTCAGGCTACCAGGTAATCAAACAAATTAACCGAATCAAACCGATACACATAGATAAACtattgatattttcatatatatattttactaaacAAGACGCTTaatgtttcaaaatattttgggGTAAAAAAAAGGATGAATTATTATGGGCTGCGGCATGGCTATACAAAGCAACAGGAGAGCAGAGttacaaaaattatgttataaGCAACAAAGATTGGAGCCAAGCCGTCAATGAATTCAGCTGGGACAACAAATTCGCCGGCGCTCAGGCTTTACTCGCTTCGGTTAGTctattgtaattattatataaactttgctCAGGCTTTACTCGCTTCGGTTAGTCTATcttgt
The sequence above is a segment of the Camelina sativa cultivar DH55 chromosome 10, Cs, whole genome shotgun sequence genome. Coding sequences within it:
- the LOC104717947 gene encoding protein SGT1 homolog A isoform X2, which produces MAKELADKAKEAFIDDEFDVAVDLYSKAIDLDPNCADFFADRAQSYFKLLSFTEAVADANKAIELDPSLTKAYLRKGTACMKLEEYLTAKTALEKGASIAPSDSKFKKLIDECDLRITEEEKDLVQPVPSTLPLSSTASSVSELDLTPAPAAPAKPKHEYYQKPEEVVVTVFAKGISKQNVNIDFGEQILSVVIDVPGEEAYYLQPRLFGKIIPDKCKYEVLSTKIEIRLAKADIITWPSLEHGKGPVVLPKPNVSSEVSQRPAYPSSKKVKDWDKLEAEVKKQEKDEKLEGDAALNKFFRDIYSNADEDMRRAMSKSFVESNGTVLSTNWQEVGTKKIESTPPDGMELKKWEI
- the LOC104717947 gene encoding protein SGT1 homolog A isoform X1, whose amino-acid sequence is MAKELADKAKEAFIDDEFDVAVDLYSKAIDLDPNCADFFADRAQSYFKLLSFTEAVADANKAIELDPSLTKAYLRKGTACMKLEEYLTAKTALEKGASIAPSDSKFKKLIDECDLRITEEEKDLVQPVPSTLPLSSTASSVSELDLTPAPAAPAKPKCRHEYYQKPEEVVVTVFAKGISKQNVNIDFGEQILSVVIDVPGEEAYYLQPRLFGKIIPDKCKYEVLSTKIEIRLAKADIITWPSLEHGKGPVVLPKPNVSSEVSQRPAYPSSKKVKDWDKLEAEVKKQEKDEKLEGDAALNKFFRDIYSNADEDMRRAMSKSFVESNGTVLSTNWQEVGTKKIESTPPDGMELKKWEI
- the LOC104717948 gene encoding endoglucanase 20-like, producing MGKLVVIILVGMFLAFESLEALDYGDALNKSILFFEGQRSGKLPTNQQVKWRGDSALSDGASANVNLIGGYYDAGDNVIFVWPVSFTTTLLSWAAIEYQNEISSVNQLGYLRSAIKWGTDFILRAHTSPTMLYTQVGDGNSDHSCWERPEDMDTPRTLYSISSSSPGSEAAGEAAAALAAASIVFKSVDSTYSSTLLNHAKTLFEFADKYRGSYQASCPFYCSYSGYQDELLWAAAWLYKATGEQSYKNYVISNKDWSQAVNEFSWDNKFAGAQALLASEFYNGTNDLAKFKTDVESFVCALMPGSSSQQIKPTPGGILYIRDSSNLQYVTTATTVLFHYAKTLSKAQVSSIQCGSTQFTPSQIRNFAKSQVDYILGNNPISMSYVVGFGTKYPTQPHHRGSSLPSIKSKPEKIDCNGGFSYYNSDTPNPNVHTGAIVGGPNSSDQYSDKRSDYSHAEPTTYINAAFIGPVAALISSSG